A single genomic interval of Streptomyces sp. BA2 harbors:
- a CDS encoding alkyl sulfatase C-terminal domain-containing protein — MPLTPRAAPKWRWPSPSNNSWTPSQFVSTAPRAWDEELAIDLVLSDERRRHRLTLHNGALTHRATDQAKSPNNAPGLSLALTKPQLLGVLAGKGLEGVTTEGDQALLTKLFSYVTEPDKSFGVVTP, encoded by the coding sequence GTGCCGCTGACGCCAAGGGCCGCCCCGAAATGGCGATGGCCCTCACCATCGAACAACTCCTGGACTCCATCGCAGTTCGTCTCGACGGCCCCCCGCGCCTGGGACGAAGAACTGGCCATCGACCTGGTCCTGTCCGACGAACGGCGCCGCCACCGCTTGACCCTCCACAACGGGGCACTCACCCACCGCGCCACCGACCAGGCCAAGTCCCCGAACAACGCACCAGGCCTGTCCCTCGCCCTCACCAAACCGCAGCTCCTGGGAGTGCTGGCGGGCAAGGGCCTGGAGGGCGTGACAACCGAGGGCGACCAAGCCCTGCTCACCAAGCTCTTCTCCTACGTCACAGAACCCGACAAGTCCTTCGGAGTCGTGACTCCATGA
- a CDS encoding TrmB family transcriptional regulator — protein sequence MSTADETAARLVELGFSQYDARAYVGLLGREPLTGYALSNVTGIPQPKVYETLRRLTSRGAVVKTGDSPARFVAVAADQLLGHLETDFRRRVSDARYELNRFVAEDRTEQIRPLRSMNDRASIVARARTILADAERHVYLSGRAEELEALGDEALAAAERGVTFDVLCFGTPPFELPGRTLRHASTEGVVYRHHQARHLAVVADGAAALWALAPGGKDWDCVWVNDPLFAALVKGYVRHDMYVQQIYTDLSEPLNEQYGPGLAGLTGISEERSSTPAKPAARPRKSTPGRTA from the coding sequence ATGAGTACGGCTGACGAGACCGCGGCCCGGCTGGTGGAGCTCGGCTTCTCCCAGTACGACGCGCGGGCGTACGTAGGGCTGCTCGGCCGGGAGCCCCTGACGGGCTACGCGCTGTCCAACGTGACCGGTATCCCGCAGCCCAAGGTCTACGAGACCCTGCGGCGGCTCACCTCGCGCGGCGCCGTGGTCAAGACCGGCGACTCCCCGGCCCGGTTCGTCGCCGTAGCGGCCGACCAGCTGCTCGGCCACCTCGAGACCGACTTCCGAAGGCGGGTCTCGGACGCCCGTTACGAACTCAACCGGTTCGTCGCCGAAGACCGGACCGAGCAGATCCGGCCCCTGCGGTCCATGAACGACCGCGCCTCCATCGTCGCGCGGGCCCGCACGATCCTCGCGGACGCCGAGCGGCACGTGTATCTCTCGGGCCGCGCCGAGGAGCTGGAAGCACTCGGCGATGAGGCGCTCGCCGCCGCCGAACGCGGCGTCACCTTCGATGTGCTCTGCTTCGGCACCCCGCCCTTCGAACTGCCCGGCCGCACCCTCCGCCACGCCAGCACCGAAGGCGTCGTCTACCGCCACCACCAGGCCCGGCACCTGGCCGTCGTGGCGGACGGCGCGGCAGCCCTGTGGGCGCTGGCACCCGGCGGCAAGGACTGGGACTGCGTGTGGGTCAACGACCCACTGTTCGCCGCCCTCGTCAAGGGGTACGTCCGCCACGACATGTACGTCCAACAGATCTACACCGACCTCAGCGAACCGCTGAACGAGCAGTACGGCCCTGGCCTGGCCGGGCTGACCGGCATCAGCGAAGAGCGCTCATCCACGCCCGCCAAACCCGCGGCACGGCCCAGGAAAAGCACCCCCGGGCGGACCGCATAA
- a CDS encoding SMI1/KNR4 family protein, giving the protein MTSSISESWTRIERWLARHASRTFAALEPPAERSDIAAAERIIGQPFPEPLVESLLRHNGTGYDRLLPPFWKLLNVQIVARDWQLGMRIYRDELERAEEGDPDGDFGPWWHSHWIPFAADGGGDTLIVDQRPYHRRGRIGVADHEQGTRFGRHPMWSSLPALLDATATALETGRAVDGYLPVAVDETELDWEIL; this is encoded by the coding sequence ATGACTTCGTCGATATCCGAGTCCTGGACCCGTATCGAGAGGTGGCTTGCCCGCCATGCATCCCGCACGTTCGCTGCTCTTGAGCCACCGGCAGAACGCTCGGACATCGCAGCGGCCGAAAGGATCATCGGCCAGCCGTTTCCCGAGCCTCTGGTGGAGTCGCTGCTTCGTCACAATGGCACGGGCTATGATCGCCTGCTGCCCCCGTTCTGGAAACTGCTCAACGTCCAGATTGTCGCCAGGGACTGGCAACTGGGCATGCGGATCTACCGCGATGAACTGGAGAGGGCTGAGGAAGGCGACCCCGACGGAGACTTCGGACCGTGGTGGCACTCCCATTGGATTCCCTTCGCAGCCGACGGTGGTGGCGACACCCTCATCGTCGATCAGCGCCCATACCACCGCCGCGGAAGGATCGGTGTGGCTGACCACGAGCAGGGAACCCGCTTCGGCCGTCACCCCATGTGGTCGTCGCTGCCAGCTCTCCTGGACGCCACGGCCACGGCCCTGGAGACAGGCAGAGCTGTGGATGGCTACCTGCCCGTCGCAGTCGACGAGACCGAACTGGACTGGGAGATCCTCTGA
- a CDS encoding winged helix DNA-binding domain-containing protein: protein MTTALPRITADQRRARLVHQQLLEGPTRVDTVHEVADALIGLHATDPATVFLTAAARIHTSTADAVDHALYQMTADGPVMERIRCMRRTMFVVPAHLAPAVRSATAQDPGRLRADARDKLSQALGWDERRYAAVEQDTLAAMAARGEASAAQLAADVPALREQLITFPGKSYESRQRVSSTVLGVLAAEGRIRRSRPAGSWTSAQFRWTPAQPLPAVPVPEARSTLARHYLAAFGPATVDDMKWWTGWSLRDTRKAIAATGALAVELDEGTGYLLPEDLESLEPLTPREQGAALLPSLDPTPMGWRHRHWYLDPAHTAALFDRNGNIGPTIWWNGRIIGAWAQHPDGHINHRLLADPGTAARTAVNVEISRLTTFLATTRITPCYRTPLERQLAQEKAY from the coding sequence ATGACGACCGCCCTGCCCCGCATCACCGCCGACCAGCGCCGCGCCCGCCTCGTCCACCAGCAGCTGCTCGAGGGCCCCACCCGCGTGGACACCGTGCACGAGGTGGCAGACGCCCTCATCGGCCTGCACGCCACCGACCCGGCGACCGTCTTCCTCACCGCGGCCGCCCGCATCCACACCTCCACGGCCGACGCCGTCGACCACGCCCTCTACCAGATGACGGCCGACGGGCCCGTCATGGAACGCATACGGTGCATGCGCCGGACCATGTTCGTGGTGCCCGCCCACCTCGCACCCGCCGTACGCTCCGCGACCGCGCAGGACCCCGGCCGCCTGCGGGCCGACGCACGGGACAAGTTGTCTCAGGCCCTCGGCTGGGACGAGCGGCGCTACGCCGCGGTGGAACAGGACACGCTCGCCGCGATGGCGGCACGCGGCGAGGCGAGCGCCGCCCAGCTGGCCGCGGACGTGCCCGCCCTGCGCGAGCAGCTGATCACCTTTCCCGGCAAGTCCTACGAGTCCCGACAGCGCGTCAGCTCGACCGTCCTGGGCGTCCTGGCGGCCGAGGGCCGCATCCGCCGCTCCCGACCGGCCGGATCGTGGACTTCGGCACAGTTCCGCTGGACGCCCGCTCAGCCGCTGCCCGCCGTGCCCGTGCCCGAGGCGAGAAGCACACTGGCCCGCCATTACCTGGCCGCCTTCGGACCGGCCACGGTCGACGACATGAAGTGGTGGACCGGCTGGAGCCTGCGCGACACCCGCAAAGCCATCGCCGCCACCGGCGCCCTGGCCGTCGAGCTCGACGAAGGCACCGGCTACCTCCTGCCCGAAGACCTCGAGAGCCTCGAACCCCTCACACCCCGCGAACAGGGCGCGGCGCTGCTGCCCAGCCTGGATCCCACCCCGATGGGCTGGCGCCACCGCCACTGGTACCTCGACCCCGCCCACACCGCGGCGCTGTTCGACCGCAACGGCAACATCGGCCCCACCATCTGGTGGAACGGCCGCATCATCGGAGCCTGGGCCCAGCACCCCGACGGACACATCAACCACCGCCTCCTCGCCGACCCGGGCACAGCGGCACGCACGGCTGTCAATGTCGAGATCAGCCGCCTGACCACCTTCCTGGCGACCACCCGCATCACCCCCTGCTACCGCACTCCCCTCGAACGCCAACTCGCCCAGGAAAAGGCGTACTGA
- a CDS encoding VOC family protein codes for MASSAHPLNLVDVTVPREAHDDARRFYLEAFGWSVEADIPGYPIMGTGPGGAQVGLMWEGNPQSGDLSKFWQTGKAVPFLGTQDIEATLAEVERHGGTVAAPPRQTGPVEVAVFQDPWGNHWFLCETGNENSHESGVSA; via the coding sequence ATGGCAAGCAGCGCACATCCCCTGAACCTGGTGGACGTCACCGTCCCCCGTGAGGCACACGACGACGCCCGCCGCTTCTATCTGGAGGCCTTTGGCTGGAGCGTCGAGGCGGACATCCCCGGCTACCCGATCATGGGGACCGGCCCGGGCGGCGCCCAGGTCGGACTGATGTGGGAGGGCAACCCGCAGTCCGGCGACCTGTCGAAGTTCTGGCAGACCGGCAAGGCGGTGCCCTTCCTCGGGACCCAGGACATCGAAGCCACCCTCGCCGAGGTGGAGCGGCACGGCGGCACGGTCGCCGCACCGCCGCGGCAGACCGGCCCCGTCGAGGTCGCCGTCTTCCAGGACCCGTGGGGCAACCACTGGTTCCTGTGCGAGACCGGCAATGAGAACAGCCACGAGAGCGGAGTGTCGGCATGA
- a CDS encoding alpha/beta fold hydrolase → MEAQGLASMTDEAQLRWMALGETTRLPAVVLLHGGPGLPDYLGDVAPRIADLAPVYRYDQRGTGQSPWRGRHSFARHVDDLAELLDAWEVPKAVLIGHSYGTDLASRFASIYRAARRTPKPSRPRTPTSPP, encoded by the coding sequence ATGGAGGCGCAGGGCCTCGCGTCGATGACCGACGAGGCGCAGTTACGTTGGATGGCGTTGGGGGAGACGACTCGGCTGCCGGCCGTGGTCCTGCTCCATGGCGGTCCGGGGCTGCCGGATTATCTGGGCGATGTCGCCCCCAGAATCGCGGACCTCGCACCCGTGTACCGGTACGACCAGCGTGGCACAGGCCAATCCCCGTGGCGGGGCCGCCATTCCTTCGCCCGGCATGTCGACGATCTCGCCGAGCTACTCGACGCATGGGAGGTGCCCAAGGCCGTGCTGATCGGGCACTCCTACGGCACTGACCTGGCGAGTCGGTTCGCCAGCATCTACCGGGCGGCGAGGCGTACCCCGAAGCCGTCGAGGCCGCGCACGCCGACTTCGCCGCCATGA
- a CDS encoding SH3 domain-containing protein — protein MQNQVLKRVVTTTAATVLLLGGAVAMSPTASAVGPNPKCTGNPADFTDTTREAANLRTGPGTSYAKKGVLYKGHKFRVYCIKGLDSGYSWWWGKVLTGEHKGDKRWVYNGSFLT, from the coding sequence ATGCAGAACCAGGTCCTGAAACGGGTGGTCACCACGACTGCCGCCACCGTCCTGCTCCTCGGCGGGGCCGTCGCCATGTCGCCCACTGCTTCGGCGGTCGGCCCCAACCCCAAGTGCACCGGCAATCCGGCAGACTTCACGGACACAACCCGGGAGGCCGCCAACCTCAGGACGGGCCCCGGCACCAGCTACGCGAAGAAGGGAGTTCTCTACAAGGGACACAAATTCCGCGTCTACTGCATCAAGGGCCTGGACAGTGGCTACAGCTGGTGGTGGGGCAAGGTCTTGACCGGGGAGCACAAAGGCGACAAGCGTTGGGTGTACAACGGGAGCTTCCTGACCTGA
- a CDS encoding SDR family NAD(P)-dependent oxidoreductase — MTDDKPVALVTGSARGIGRAAVLALAAAGYDVVVNYASSDEAAKETATLAEKAGAAALVCRADVADESAVLAMMEEIRNRFGRLDVLVNNAGTTARTPPADLDGLDMAEWDRVFAVNVRGLFQVTRACVPLLKDAAGKRPGRTAVVNLASIVGLRPGPQPFPYAASKAAVVNLTKTLAGRLGPEGIRVNAVAPGWMVGEWMEDQLGDNYERLMERRGRHTPMRRCVTPEEVAQSILALIDSNPFVTGEIVVIDGGFSATT; from the coding sequence ATGACTGACGACAAGCCGGTAGCGCTGGTGACAGGTTCCGCACGGGGAATCGGGCGGGCAGCCGTTCTGGCGCTCGCCGCGGCCGGATACGACGTGGTGGTGAACTACGCCTCTAGTGACGAGGCGGCCAAAGAGACCGCCACCCTTGCTGAGAAGGCCGGGGCCGCGGCCCTGGTCTGCCGCGCCGATGTGGCCGACGAGAGCGCGGTGCTCGCCATGATGGAGGAGATCCGCAACCGGTTCGGCCGCCTGGATGTGCTGGTCAACAACGCGGGCACCACGGCCCGTACCCCGCCCGCTGACCTGGATGGGCTCGACATGGCCGAGTGGGACCGGGTCTTCGCGGTCAATGTGCGCGGCCTCTTCCAAGTGACCCGCGCCTGCGTGCCGTTGCTCAAGGACGCTGCCGGGAAGCGTCCGGGCCGCACGGCCGTGGTGAACCTGGCCAGCATCGTGGGACTGCGTCCGGGACCGCAGCCGTTCCCGTACGCCGCTTCCAAGGCGGCGGTGGTGAACCTGACCAAGACCCTCGCCGGGCGTCTGGGCCCGGAGGGCATACGGGTCAACGCCGTGGCCCCCGGCTGGATGGTGGGGGAGTGGATGGAGGACCAGCTGGGAGACAACTACGAACGGCTGATGGAACGGCGGGGCCGGCACACCCCGATGCGGCGGTGCGTCACACCGGAGGAAGTGGCCCAGAGCATCCTCGCGCTGATCGACTCCAACCCCTTTGTGACCGGCGAGATCGTCGTCATCGACGGCGGCTTCAGCGCGACAACCTGA
- a CDS encoding SAM-dependent methyltransferase, with product MPYHGGSRGEDVARDYYETSDVDAFYAHVWGGEDIHNGIYTHAGEAVADASRRTVERVADKVADLLTPEAKVLDMGSGYGGPSRYLAATFGCPITALNISETQNRHHRAVNTERGLDDLIDVVTESFQDIPCENGRFDVVWSQEAFCHSPDRTRTLAEAVRVLKPGGALAFTDLMADEGISAQTLHPVVSRLRVDELATPNFYRSSLAGLGMSHVDFDDLSDQIGNHYERLIEETHHREQELRNVISPDYVDTLLNSLSLWVDAAHQGQLRWGIFHCRRP from the coding sequence ATGCCGTACCACGGCGGTTCGCGCGGCGAGGACGTCGCCCGCGACTACTACGAGACCAGCGACGTCGACGCGTTCTACGCCCATGTGTGGGGCGGCGAAGACATCCACAACGGCATCTACACGCACGCAGGCGAGGCGGTCGCGGATGCCTCCCGTCGCACGGTGGAGCGGGTGGCCGACAAGGTGGCCGACCTCCTCACACCCGAGGCCAAGGTGCTGGACATGGGGTCCGGATACGGCGGTCCGTCCCGCTACCTGGCCGCCACCTTCGGCTGCCCGATCACCGCCCTGAACATCAGCGAGACACAGAACCGACACCACCGCGCCGTCAATACCGAGCGTGGACTCGACGACCTCATCGACGTGGTCACGGAATCGTTCCAGGACATCCCCTGCGAGAACGGCCGCTTCGATGTCGTCTGGTCCCAGGAAGCCTTCTGCCACAGCCCAGACCGCACACGCACCCTGGCCGAGGCCGTACGTGTCCTCAAACCGGGAGGGGCCCTGGCCTTCACCGACCTGATGGCCGACGAGGGCATCTCCGCCCAGACGCTGCACCCCGTCGTGTCCCGGCTGAGGGTGGACGAACTGGCCACGCCCAACTTCTACCGCAGTTCGCTCGCCGGGCTCGGCATGTCGCATGTCGACTTCGACGATCTCAGCGACCAGATCGGCAACCACTATGAGCGCCTCATCGAGGAGACCCACCACCGCGAACAGGAATTGCGCAACGTCATCAGCCCCGACTACGTCGACACACTACTGAACAGTCTGTCCCTGTGGGTCGACGCGGCGCACCAAGGGCAACTGCGCTGGGGCATCTTCCACTGTCGCCGCCCCTGA
- a CDS encoding MFS transporter: protein MTEAPPRSEDTSTRGGELLARWERLPFTSAHRRAFQILGTGTFFDSFDTVALAVTLTAVTSTMHIGLGDAGLLISAGYVGQIAGALGLGWASERYGRRPVFLASMALFGVAALLAAAAWSGLSLGLFRLVQGIGLGAEVPVAAALFNELVRGRARGRSVMLYETSFTLGNMAASLVAAALFGLLHDEATWRTMLALGAIPLLVALWARPRLVESPRFLISRGRTAEAGRLVTAMEAETLRKGNQLEPAEAPIAPDTRATRLAEIFSAQYLRRTMMIWTVWFTTYFTLWGLTTWLPSLLVNEGGMHPATASLASAGLQAINVALVVTIALTVDRLGRRFWITLGYAVSALGAAIGALVTWSGQTQSPVGLIALAVPVLLGVNAVAPIAFMYTGELYPTRMRAWGTMAASSFRNVGAVLAPAVIGWILDGDGGMAALYLMFLTTLVVGLAVFWAFGPETAREKLESLAS from the coding sequence ATGACCGAGGCACCGCCACGATCCGAGGACACCAGTACGCGCGGGGGTGAACTCCTGGCCAGGTGGGAGCGGTTGCCGTTCACCAGCGCCCACCGCAGGGCCTTTCAGATCCTGGGGACGGGCACGTTCTTCGACTCCTTCGACACCGTCGCGCTGGCGGTGACCCTCACCGCGGTCACCTCGACGATGCACATCGGCCTCGGCGACGCCGGCCTGCTCATCAGCGCCGGCTACGTCGGTCAGATCGCGGGCGCGCTCGGACTCGGCTGGGCCAGCGAGCGCTACGGCCGCCGCCCGGTGTTCCTCGCCTCCATGGCCCTGTTCGGGGTGGCCGCCCTGCTGGCCGCGGCCGCGTGGAGCGGCCTGAGCCTGGGCCTCTTCCGCCTGGTGCAAGGGATCGGCCTCGGGGCCGAAGTACCGGTGGCCGCCGCGCTGTTCAACGAACTCGTACGAGGACGCGCCCGCGGCCGCTCGGTGATGCTGTACGAGACCAGTTTCACCCTGGGCAACATGGCCGCGTCCCTCGTCGCGGCGGCACTGTTCGGTCTGCTGCACGACGAAGCCACGTGGCGCACCATGCTCGCCCTGGGAGCGATCCCGCTGCTCGTCGCACTCTGGGCACGCCCACGCCTTGTGGAGTCCCCGCGCTTCCTCATCTCCCGGGGCCGGACCGCGGAGGCGGGGAGGCTGGTGACCGCCATGGAGGCAGAGACTCTGCGCAAGGGAAACCAACTGGAGCCCGCCGAGGCGCCGATCGCGCCCGATACCCGGGCCACTCGACTGGCGGAGATCTTCTCCGCGCAGTACCTCAGGCGCACCATGATGATCTGGACCGTCTGGTTCACCACCTACTTCACCCTCTGGGGACTCACCACCTGGCTGCCGAGCCTGCTGGTCAACGAGGGCGGCATGCACCCGGCGACCGCGTCCCTGGCCAGCGCGGGACTCCAGGCCATCAACGTGGCGCTGGTGGTGACTATCGCGCTGACCGTGGACCGGCTGGGGCGCCGCTTCTGGATCACGCTCGGCTACGCGGTCTCCGCCCTGGGAGCAGCGATTGGGGCGCTCGTCACCTGGTCCGGGCAGACCCAGTCCCCGGTCGGCCTCATCGCCCTGGCCGTCCCCGTCCTGCTGGGCGTGAACGCGGTCGCGCCGATCGCCTTCATGTACACCGGCGAGCTGTACCCGACCCGGATGCGCGCGTGGGGCACCATGGCCGCCAGCAGCTTCCGCAACGTCGGCGCCGTCCTGGCCCCCGCGGTGATCGGCTGGATTCTCGACGGCGACGGCGGCATGGCCGCCCTGTACCTCATGTTCCTCACCACCCTGGTGGTGGGTCTCGCGGTCTTCTGGGCCTTCGGGCCCGAGACCGCCCGGGAGAAACTGGAGTCCCTGGCCTCCTAG
- a CDS encoding NAD-dependent epimerase/dehydratase family protein, protein MQQWATRQPALARAVVTGAAGFIGSHLVEALLAGGATVVGVDRRAPGLDPAAAANLGRALGDPNFTLVTADVRIVPLTALFRQADAVFHLAAQPGVRDSWGERFTEYTSCNIFATERVVSACEDARVPRLVYSSSSSVYGTSSHATREATAPNPASPYAVSKLAGEQLCLAHASRATSALTAVALRLFTVYGPRQRPDMLIGRALTAALGGPELTLYGDGRHTRDFTYVGDVVRAAIAAATRRIGTTVLNVGAGVSTSVLDVLSAVEELTGHAVPVARLPAQAGDVDATLADRSRAAALLDWAPRTTLVQGIAHQLSHLTADSLRP, encoded by the coding sequence ATGCAGCAATGGGCTACCCGGCAACCGGCACTGGCCAGGGCCGTCGTCACAGGTGCCGCCGGCTTCATCGGCTCGCACCTCGTCGAAGCCCTCCTCGCGGGCGGGGCCACCGTGGTCGGCGTGGACCGCCGCGCCCCCGGCCTCGACCCGGCCGCCGCGGCCAATCTGGGCCGGGCCCTCGGCGACCCGAACTTCACGCTCGTCACGGCCGACGTGCGGATCGTTCCGCTCACGGCCCTGTTCCGGCAGGCCGACGCGGTCTTCCACCTCGCCGCCCAGCCAGGGGTGCGCGATTCGTGGGGCGAGCGGTTCACCGAATACACGTCGTGCAACATCTTCGCCACCGAACGCGTGGTGTCCGCCTGCGAGGACGCCCGCGTACCCCGCCTCGTCTACTCCTCCTCCTCCAGCGTCTACGGGACCAGCAGCCACGCCACCCGCGAGGCGACCGCACCGAACCCCGCCTCCCCCTACGCGGTCAGCAAGCTCGCCGGCGAACAGCTGTGCCTGGCTCACGCCAGCCGGGCCACGTCCGCGCTCACCGCGGTGGCGCTGCGCCTGTTCACCGTCTACGGGCCCCGCCAACGCCCCGACATGCTGATCGGCCGCGCCCTGACGGCGGCTCTGGGCGGCCCGGAGCTCACGCTCTACGGGGACGGCCGTCACACACGCGATTTCACCTACGTCGGCGACGTGGTCCGCGCCGCGATCGCCGCCGCCACCCGTCGGATCGGCACGACTGTCCTGAATGTCGGGGCCGGCGTCAGCACCAGCGTGCTGGACGTGCTGTCCGCCGTCGAGGAGCTGACCGGTCACGCGGTGCCGGTCGCCAGGCTCCCCGCGCAGGCCGGTGACGTGGACGCCACCCTCGCCGACCGCTCCCGGGCAGCGGCCCTCCTGGACTGGGCACCCCGCACCACCCTCGTCCAAGGCATCGCCCACCAGCTGTCCCACCTCACCGCCGACTCCCTGCGGCCCTGA
- a CDS encoding TetR family transcriptional regulator, whose amino-acid sequence MTEKTRRTRRHDPDRRERITEVAEELIAERGLEGLTHRAIAERADVSLSSTTYHFADREALIRAALERAAERFAGFVRSWAQEHATAGPDQIAEALADSVLACLGEGRTNAVVEYELHIAALRRPELREAATLSAHVSTEAMTPLIGPLAAATIPPLMTGLCLHAMTAPTPPTRDEILAILRHALLPPQ is encoded by the coding sequence GTGACCGAGAAGACCCGCCGCACACGCCGACATGACCCCGACCGCCGGGAACGGATCACCGAGGTGGCCGAAGAGCTGATCGCCGAACGCGGCCTGGAGGGACTGACCCACCGGGCGATCGCCGAGCGGGCCGACGTCTCGCTCTCCTCCACCACCTACCACTTCGCCGACCGCGAGGCACTGATCCGCGCCGCCCTGGAACGCGCCGCCGAACGCTTCGCCGGCTTCGTACGCTCCTGGGCCCAGGAGCACGCCACCGCCGGCCCCGACCAGATCGCCGAGGCTCTGGCCGACAGCGTCCTGGCCTGCCTGGGCGAAGGCCGCACCAACGCGGTCGTCGAGTACGAACTGCACATCGCCGCCCTGCGCCGCCCGGAACTGCGCGAGGCGGCCACCTTGTCCGCACACGTCAGCACCGAGGCCATGACCCCCCTGATCGGCCCCCTCGCCGCCGCGACCATCCCCCCACTCATGACCGGGCTGTGCCTGCACGCGATGACCGCACCCACGCCCCCCACCCGCGACGAAATCCTCGCCATCCTCCGCCACGCCCTACTCCCACCCCAGTGA
- a CDS encoding NADPH-dependent F420 reductase, with translation MKIAVLGTGGGGRANAAKLTELGHTVVVGTRDPKATLARTEPDFMGTPPFGQWLADHPGIELTTFGEAAAEADFVINGIDGANAVAALTAISEQLAGKTLMDYAVPFHYNPEREHPWPTPWGVMPALDPVDSDSLGERLQRALPQTKVVKACVTQEQETAVAPKTVGNGEHTMFIAGEDADAKAQVTELLRAYGWQDILDLGPIVSCRGMEMYAHMHSAIQFALGGARFGIKLVR, from the coding sequence ATGAAGATCGCAGTCCTCGGTACAGGCGGCGGAGGCCGCGCGAACGCCGCCAAGCTCACCGAACTCGGCCACACGGTGGTCGTGGGCACCCGCGACCCCAAGGCCACCCTCGCCCGCACCGAACCCGATTTCATGGGCACCCCGCCGTTCGGGCAGTGGCTCGCCGATCACCCCGGCATCGAGCTCACGACCTTCGGGGAGGCGGCGGCGGAAGCTGACTTCGTCATCAACGGCATCGACGGCGCCAACGCGGTAGCGGCGCTTACCGCGATCAGCGAACAGCTGGCCGGCAAGACCCTGATGGACTACGCCGTCCCCTTCCACTACAACCCGGAGCGGGAACACCCCTGGCCCACCCCCTGGGGCGTGATGCCCGCCCTGGACCCGGTGGACTCCGACAGCCTGGGCGAACGCCTCCAGCGCGCCCTGCCGCAGACGAAGGTCGTCAAGGCCTGTGTCACCCAGGAACAGGAGACAGCCGTCGCCCCCAAGACCGTCGGCAACGGGGAGCACACGATGTTCATCGCCGGCGAGGACGCGGACGCCAAGGCACAGGTCACCGAGCTCCTACGCGCCTACGGCTGGCAGGACATCCTCGACCTCGGGCCGATTGTCTCCTGCCGCGGCATGGAGATGTACGCCCACATGCACAGCGCCATCCAGTTCGCGCTCGGCGGCGCCCGCTTCGGCATCAAACTCGTGCGCTGA
- a CDS encoding amidohydrolase family protein, whose translation MRRIDLHCYPGTAEWIASQQPFPAALAEYWNKPWEPRAEEEVVADLDKHGIEAVLVAFDIETVTGAPPCGNDYVAALRDRHPDTFIGAWGAVDPLRGEQAIADAETAVREHGVLGFHFHPIMGRYAVDDRQLYPLFEAITALGVPVMIDVGTTGMGAGMPGGMGARIRHAHPRAVDELAADFPELTIIAAHPGWPWIEEMTAVALHKGNVYWEMSGWAPKHFPQQLRTDIRARLRDKVMFGTDHPSLPFERILREWDELDYTEAVMHQVFHGNAERLLGL comes from the coding sequence ATGAGAAGGATCGACCTGCATTGCTATCCGGGGACTGCCGAGTGGATCGCCTCCCAGCAGCCCTTCCCGGCAGCGCTCGCGGAGTACTGGAACAAGCCCTGGGAACCACGCGCCGAGGAAGAGGTGGTGGCCGACCTGGACAAGCACGGCATCGAAGCGGTGCTGGTTGCCTTCGACATCGAAACCGTCACCGGCGCCCCGCCCTGCGGCAACGACTATGTGGCCGCTCTGCGCGACCGGCACCCGGACACCTTCATCGGCGCTTGGGGGGCCGTCGACCCGCTGCGCGGGGAACAAGCCATCGCCGACGCCGAGACGGCGGTGCGCGAACACGGCGTGCTCGGCTTCCACTTCCACCCGATCATGGGGCGCTACGCGGTGGACGACCGGCAGCTCTACCCCCTGTTCGAGGCGATCACCGCCCTGGGCGTACCGGTGATGATCGACGTGGGAACCACGGGCATGGGCGCGGGCATGCCCGGCGGCATGGGTGCCCGCATCCGCCACGCGCACCCCCGGGCGGTGGACGAACTGGCCGCTGACTTCCCGGAGTTGACGATCATCGCCGCACATCCGGGCTGGCCCTGGATCGAGGAGATGACCGCCGTGGCCCTGCACAAGGGCAACGTCTACTGGGAGATGTCGGGCTGGGCGCCGAAGCACTTTCCGCAGCAGCTACGCACCGACATCCGCGCCCGGCTGCGGGACAAGGTCATGTTCGGCACCGACCACCCGAGCCTGCCGTTCGAACGGATCCTGCGCGAATGGGACGAGCTGGACTACACGGAGGCTGTTATGCACCAGGTCTTCCATGGCAACGCGGAGCGCCTTCTCGGCCTCTAG